A genomic region of Gallus gallus isolate bGalGal1 chromosome 19, bGalGal1.mat.broiler.GRCg7b, whole genome shotgun sequence contains the following coding sequences:
- the TRIM37 gene encoding E3 ubiquitin-protein ligase TRIM37 isoform X1, with product MDEQSVESIAEVFRCFICMEKLRDARLCPHCSKLCCFSCIRRWLTEQRAQCPHCRAPLQLRELVNCRWAEEVTQQLDTLQLCNLTKHEENEKDKCENHHEKLSVFCWTCKKCICHQCALWGGMHGGHTFKPLAEIYEQHVTKVNEEVAKLRRRLMELISLVQEVERNVEAVRSAKDERVREIRNAVEMMIARLDTQLKNKLITLMGQKTSLTQETELLESLLQEVEHQLRSCSKSELISKSSEILMMFQQVHRKPMASFVTTPVPPDFTSELVPAYDSTTFVLENFSTLRQRADPVYSPPLQVSGLCWRLKVYPDGNGVVRGYYLSVFLELSAGLPETSKYEYRVEMVHQSTNDPTKNIIREFASDFEVGECWGYNRFFRLDLLANEGYLNRQNDTVILRFQVRSPTFFQKCRDQHWYIAQLEAAQTSYIQQINNLKERLAIELSRTQKSRGISPPDTHLSPQNDDGPETRSKKSGPSTEALLESVAAPGLVRDNKDEDEEKIQHEDFNHELSDGDLDVDLAGEDEVNHLDGSSSSASSTATSNTEENDIDEETMSGENDVEYSNNMELEEGDLMEDAAAAAAPGASGTSHGYTSASGRPSRRGGSALGSAASSSLLDIDPLILIHLLDLKDRNGMENLWGLQPRPPASILQSRASSYSLKDRDLRRHQAMWRVPPDLKMLKRLKTQMAEVRSKMSDVKNQLSEVRSSNAGSCDGQPNFFSIEQGALAACGTDGCSKLQEIGMELLTKSSVTSCYIRNSASKKRDSPKPIRSGAAGSLSLRRAMDCGDNNLRLKGDGQTCEGGAGSSKSSSRHHCPRPLASSNASEALPKPEERPCEGSDSDVGVSGLNGLAAVEKTRKAGALGSNPKGYRTEGTQSGGLEDSSETGELQGVLPEGASAGPEEGGSCQKHVLHLLPGMSSDSDIECDTENEEQEDATSTSEGFNHAFSVQSSSEASERCSAFPGGDQVGPDDLSFVNGEDTTRISSGVKERERTKQKTKEPLTGCSCDIQ from the exons ATGGACGAGCAGAGCGTGGAG AGCATTGCTGAAGTGTTCCGATGTTTTATTTGCATGGAGAAACTGCGCGATGCGCGGCTGTGCCCGCACTGCtccaagctgtgctgcttcagctGCATTCGG cGTTGGCTGACAGAACAGAGAGCCCAGTGCCCTCATTGCAG AGCCCCCCTGCAGCTCCGAGAGCTCGTCAACTGCCGCTGGGCGGAGGAGGTCACACAGCAGCTCGATACACTTCAACTGTGCAATCTCACAAAGCAcgaagaaaatgagaaagacaa GTGTGAAAATCATCATGAAAAGCTCAGTGTGTTCTGCTGGACCTGTAAGAAGTGCATCTGCCACCAGTGTGCGCTCTGGGGAGGAATG CATGGAGGACATACTTTTAAGCCACTGGCAGAAATATATGAACAACACGTTACAAAAGTCAACGAAGAAGTGGCGAAGCTCAGGAGGAGACTCATGGAACTGATCAGTTTAGTGCAAGAAGTG GAGAGGAACGTGGAGGCGGTGCGCAGTGCAAAGGATGAACGAGTTCGGGAGATCAGGAATGCAGTGGAGATGATGATCGCCCGGCTGGACACACAGCTGAAGAATAAGCTTATAACATTGATGG GTCAAAAGACATCTCTTACCCAAGAAACTGAACTTCTGGAATCCCTGCTTCAAGAAGTAGAACATCAG TTACGGTCATGCAGTAAGAGTGAGCTGATATCCAAAAGTTCAGAGATCCTGATGATGTTCCAGCAGGTTCACCGGAAGCCTATGGCCTCATTTGTCACTACTCCTGTTCCTCCTGACTTCACAAG TGAATTGGTTCCAGCCTATGACTCAACTACTTTTGTATTGGAAAACTTCAG TACATTGCGTCAGCGAGCAGATCCTGTTTACAGTCCACCTCTTCAAGTGTCAGGACTTTGTTGGAGGTTAAAAGTTTACCCA gATGGAAATGGAGTCGTACGGGGCTACTACCTGTCTGTGTTCCTGGAGCTGTCAGCTGGCTTGCCAGAGACATCCAA GTATGAGTACCGTGTAGAAATGGTTCACCAGTCCACCAATGATCCCACTAAAAACATAATTAGAGAGTTTGCCTCTGATTTTGAAGTTGGAGAATGCTGGGGTTACAACAGATTCTTTCGTCTAGACTTGTTAGCCAACGAAGGCTATTTAAACAGACAAAATGACACTGTGATCCTAAG GTTTCAGGTGCGCTCACCAACCTTTTTCCAGAAGTGTCGAGATCAGCACTGGTACATTGCTCAGTTGGAAGCTGCTCAGACAAGTTATATccaacaaataaataatctcAAAGAA AGGCTCGCAATTGAGCTTTCCCGGACTCAGAAGTCACGAGGCATTTCGCCTCCAGACACTCACCTCAGTCCCCAGAACGATGATGGACCAGAAACGAGATCAAAAAAGTCTGGACCAAGCACTGAAGCACTGCTTGAGAGTGTTGCTGCTCCGGGGTTAGTGCGAGATAACAAGGACGAGGATGAAGAGAAGATACAGCATGAAGACTTCAAT CATGAACTCTCTGATGGTGATTTGGATGTAGATCTTGCTGGAGAAGATGAGGTGAACCACCTtgatggcagcagctcttcagctAGTTCAACAGCAACTAGCAACACTGAAGAGAATGATATTGATGAAGAAACTAT GTCTGGAGAAAACGATGTGGAATATAGTAATAATATGGAGTTGGAAGAAGGAGATCTCATGGaagatgcagcagctgctgctgctcctggggcaTCAG GTACCAGCCATGGCTACACCAGTGCAAGTGGAAGACCCTCAAGGCGAGGAGGAAGTGCCCTGGgctcagcagccagcagcagtttACTGGATATTGATCCCTTGATTTTAATCCACCTGTTGgatctgaaagacagaaatggtATGGAGAACCTCTGGGGCCTCCAGCCACGTCCACCTGCCTCTATTCTACAGAGCAGAG CATCATCATACTCTCTAAAAGATCGAGACCTCCGGAGGCACCAGGCGATGTGGCGTGTGCCACCTGActtgaagatgctgaagagacTTAAAACTCAGATGGCTGAAGTACGAAGCAAAATGTCTGACGTAAAAAACCAACTATCAGAAGTAAGGAGCAGCAATGCTGGCTCATGCGATGGGCAGCCCAACTTCTTCTCCATTGAGCAAGGTGCTTTGGCTGCCTGTGGAACAGACGGCTGCAGCAAGCTGCAAGAAATAGGAATGGAACTACTGACCAAGTCTTCAGTGACCAGTTGTTACATAAGGAATT CTGCGAGTAAGAAGAGAGATTCACCCAAACCTATTCGGtctggagcagcagggagcctGTCTCTACGAAGAGCTATGGACTGTGGGGATAATAATCTTCGGTTAAAGGGGGACGGGCAAACTTGTGAAG GTGGAGCAGGGAGTTCAAAGTCAAGCAGTCGGCATCACTGTCCCAGGCCCCTGGCTAGCAGTAATGCTTCTGAGGCACTGCCTAAGCCAGAGGAAAGGCCTTGTGAAGGGTCAGATTCTGATGTGGGAGTTTCTGGCTTAAACGGTTTAGCTGCTGTGGAGAAGACCAGAAAAGCTGGTGCTCTTGG ATCAAATCCGAAAGGATATCGCACAGAGGGGACGCAGTCAGGTGGTTTGGAAGACAGCTCTGAAACTGGTGAGCTGCAGGGCGTGCTTCCTGAGGGTGCTTCAGCAGGACCAGAAGAAG GTGGGTCATGTCAGAAGCATGTCCTTCATCTGCTGCCAGGAATGAGCAGTGACAGTGACATTGAATGtgacacagaaaatgaagagcagGAGGATGCCACCTCCACGTCAGAGGGGTTTAACCATGCCTTCTCTGTGCAGTCCTCAAGTGAAG CTTCAGAGCGGTGCTCAGCATTCCCAGGAGGTGATCAAGTTGGTCCTGATGACCTCAGCTTTGTTAATGGAGAAGACACCACCAG GATCTCTTCTGGAgtgaaggagagggagagaacaaaacaaaaaacaaaagaaccaCTAACAGGATGCAGTTGCGACATACAATAG
- the TRIM37 gene encoding E3 ubiquitin-protein ligase TRIM37 isoform X3 → MDEQSVESIAEVFRCFICMEKLRDARLCPHCSKLCCFSCIRRWLTEQRAQCPHCRAPLQLRELVNCRWAEEVTQQLDTLQLCNLTKHEENEKDKCENHHEKLSVFCWTCKKCICHQCALWGGMHGGHTFKPLAEIYEQHVTKVNEEVAKLRRRLMELISLVQEVERNVEAVRSAKDERVREIRNAVEMMIARLDTQLKNKLITLMGQKTSLTQETELLESLLQEVEHQLRSCSKSELISKSSEILMMFQQVHRKPMASFVTTPVPPDFTSELVPAYDSTTFVLENFSTLRQRADPVYSPPLQVSGLCWRLKVYPDGNGVVRGYYLSVFLELSAGLPETSKYEYRVEMVHQSTNDPTKNIIREFASDFEVGECWGYNRFFRLDLLANEGYLNRQNDTVILRFQVRSPTFFQKCRDQHWYIAQLEAAQTSYIQQINNLKERLAIELSRTQKSRGISPPDTHLSPQNDDGPETRSKKSGPSTEALLESVAAPGLVRDNKDEDEEKIQHEDFNHELSDGDLDVDLAGEDEVNHLDGSSSSASSTATSNTEENDIDEETMSGENDVEYSNNMELEEGDLMEDAAAAAAPGASGTSHGYTSASGRPSRRGGSALGSAASSSLLDIDPLILIHLLDLKDRNGMENLWGLQPRPPASILQSRASSYSLKDRDLRRHQAMWRVPPDLKMLKRLKTQMAEVRSKMSDVKNQLSEVRSSNAGSCDGQPNFFSIEQGALAACGTDGCSKLQEIGMELLTKSSVTSCYIRNSASKKRDSPKPIRSGAAGSLSLRRAMDCGDNNLRLKGDGQTCEGGAGSSKSSSRHHCPRPLASSNASEALPKPEERPCEGSDSDVGVSGLNGLAAVEKTRKAGALGSNPKGYRTEGTQSGGLEDSSETGELQGVLPEGASAGPEEGGSCQKHVLHLLPGMSSDSDIECDTENEEQEDATSTSEGFNHAFSVQSSSEASERCSAFPGGDQVGPDDLSFVNGEDTTRPLPG, encoded by the exons ATGGACGAGCAGAGCGTGGAG AGCATTGCTGAAGTGTTCCGATGTTTTATTTGCATGGAGAAACTGCGCGATGCGCGGCTGTGCCCGCACTGCtccaagctgtgctgcttcagctGCATTCGG cGTTGGCTGACAGAACAGAGAGCCCAGTGCCCTCATTGCAG AGCCCCCCTGCAGCTCCGAGAGCTCGTCAACTGCCGCTGGGCGGAGGAGGTCACACAGCAGCTCGATACACTTCAACTGTGCAATCTCACAAAGCAcgaagaaaatgagaaagacaa GTGTGAAAATCATCATGAAAAGCTCAGTGTGTTCTGCTGGACCTGTAAGAAGTGCATCTGCCACCAGTGTGCGCTCTGGGGAGGAATG CATGGAGGACATACTTTTAAGCCACTGGCAGAAATATATGAACAACACGTTACAAAAGTCAACGAAGAAGTGGCGAAGCTCAGGAGGAGACTCATGGAACTGATCAGTTTAGTGCAAGAAGTG GAGAGGAACGTGGAGGCGGTGCGCAGTGCAAAGGATGAACGAGTTCGGGAGATCAGGAATGCAGTGGAGATGATGATCGCCCGGCTGGACACACAGCTGAAGAATAAGCTTATAACATTGATGG GTCAAAAGACATCTCTTACCCAAGAAACTGAACTTCTGGAATCCCTGCTTCAAGAAGTAGAACATCAG TTACGGTCATGCAGTAAGAGTGAGCTGATATCCAAAAGTTCAGAGATCCTGATGATGTTCCAGCAGGTTCACCGGAAGCCTATGGCCTCATTTGTCACTACTCCTGTTCCTCCTGACTTCACAAG TGAATTGGTTCCAGCCTATGACTCAACTACTTTTGTATTGGAAAACTTCAG TACATTGCGTCAGCGAGCAGATCCTGTTTACAGTCCACCTCTTCAAGTGTCAGGACTTTGTTGGAGGTTAAAAGTTTACCCA gATGGAAATGGAGTCGTACGGGGCTACTACCTGTCTGTGTTCCTGGAGCTGTCAGCTGGCTTGCCAGAGACATCCAA GTATGAGTACCGTGTAGAAATGGTTCACCAGTCCACCAATGATCCCACTAAAAACATAATTAGAGAGTTTGCCTCTGATTTTGAAGTTGGAGAATGCTGGGGTTACAACAGATTCTTTCGTCTAGACTTGTTAGCCAACGAAGGCTATTTAAACAGACAAAATGACACTGTGATCCTAAG GTTTCAGGTGCGCTCACCAACCTTTTTCCAGAAGTGTCGAGATCAGCACTGGTACATTGCTCAGTTGGAAGCTGCTCAGACAAGTTATATccaacaaataaataatctcAAAGAA AGGCTCGCAATTGAGCTTTCCCGGACTCAGAAGTCACGAGGCATTTCGCCTCCAGACACTCACCTCAGTCCCCAGAACGATGATGGACCAGAAACGAGATCAAAAAAGTCTGGACCAAGCACTGAAGCACTGCTTGAGAGTGTTGCTGCTCCGGGGTTAGTGCGAGATAACAAGGACGAGGATGAAGAGAAGATACAGCATGAAGACTTCAAT CATGAACTCTCTGATGGTGATTTGGATGTAGATCTTGCTGGAGAAGATGAGGTGAACCACCTtgatggcagcagctcttcagctAGTTCAACAGCAACTAGCAACACTGAAGAGAATGATATTGATGAAGAAACTAT GTCTGGAGAAAACGATGTGGAATATAGTAATAATATGGAGTTGGAAGAAGGAGATCTCATGGaagatgcagcagctgctgctgctcctggggcaTCAG GTACCAGCCATGGCTACACCAGTGCAAGTGGAAGACCCTCAAGGCGAGGAGGAAGTGCCCTGGgctcagcagccagcagcagtttACTGGATATTGATCCCTTGATTTTAATCCACCTGTTGgatctgaaagacagaaatggtATGGAGAACCTCTGGGGCCTCCAGCCACGTCCACCTGCCTCTATTCTACAGAGCAGAG CATCATCATACTCTCTAAAAGATCGAGACCTCCGGAGGCACCAGGCGATGTGGCGTGTGCCACCTGActtgaagatgctgaagagacTTAAAACTCAGATGGCTGAAGTACGAAGCAAAATGTCTGACGTAAAAAACCAACTATCAGAAGTAAGGAGCAGCAATGCTGGCTCATGCGATGGGCAGCCCAACTTCTTCTCCATTGAGCAAGGTGCTTTGGCTGCCTGTGGAACAGACGGCTGCAGCAAGCTGCAAGAAATAGGAATGGAACTACTGACCAAGTCTTCAGTGACCAGTTGTTACATAAGGAATT CTGCGAGTAAGAAGAGAGATTCACCCAAACCTATTCGGtctggagcagcagggagcctGTCTCTACGAAGAGCTATGGACTGTGGGGATAATAATCTTCGGTTAAAGGGGGACGGGCAAACTTGTGAAG GTGGAGCAGGGAGTTCAAAGTCAAGCAGTCGGCATCACTGTCCCAGGCCCCTGGCTAGCAGTAATGCTTCTGAGGCACTGCCTAAGCCAGAGGAAAGGCCTTGTGAAGGGTCAGATTCTGATGTGGGAGTTTCTGGCTTAAACGGTTTAGCTGCTGTGGAGAAGACCAGAAAAGCTGGTGCTCTTGG ATCAAATCCGAAAGGATATCGCACAGAGGGGACGCAGTCAGGTGGTTTGGAAGACAGCTCTGAAACTGGTGAGCTGCAGGGCGTGCTTCCTGAGGGTGCTTCAGCAGGACCAGAAGAAG GTGGGTCATGTCAGAAGCATGTCCTTCATCTGCTGCCAGGAATGAGCAGTGACAGTGACATTGAATGtgacacagaaaatgaagagcagGAGGATGCCACCTCCACGTCAGAGGGGTTTAACCATGCCTTCTCTGTGCAGTCCTCAAGTGAAG CTTCAGAGCGGTGCTCAGCATTCCCAGGAGGTGATCAAGTTGGTCCTGATGACCTCAGCTTTGTTAATGGAGAAGACACCACCAG accATTGCCAGGGTAG
- the TRIM37 gene encoding E3 ubiquitin-protein ligase TRIM37 isoform X2: protein MDEQSVEVSGGRRLRSLRGAAQVRCAARGGARLCGVTRVGEYGAGTSRSIAEVFRCFICMEKLRDARLCPHCSKLCCFSCIRRWLTEQRAQCPHCRAPLQLRELVNCRWAEEVTQQLDTLQLCNLTKHEENEKDKCENHHEKLSVFCWTCKKCICHQCALWGGMHGGHTFKPLAEIYEQHVTKVNEEVAKLRRRLMELISLVQEVERNVEAVRSAKDERVREIRNAVEMMIARLDTQLKNKLITLMGQKTSLTQETELLESLLQEVEHQLRSCSKSELISKSSEILMMFQQVHRKPMASFVTTPVPPDFTSELVPAYDSTTFVLENFSTLRQRADPVYSPPLQVSGLCWRLKVYPDGNGVVRGYYLSVFLELSAGLPETSKYEYRVEMVHQSTNDPTKNIIREFASDFEVGECWGYNRFFRLDLLANEGYLNRQNDTVILRFQVRSPTFFQKCRDQHWYIAQLEAAQTSYIQQINNLKERLAIELSRTQKSRGISPPDTHLSPQNDDGPETRSKKSGPSTEALLESVAAPGLVRDNKDEDEEKIQHEDFNHELSDGDLDVDLAGEDEVNHLDGSSSSASSTATSNTEENDIDEETMSGENDVEYSNNMELEEGDLMEDAAAAAAPGASGTSHGYTSASGRPSRRGGSALGSAASSSLLDIDPLILIHLLDLKDRNGMENLWGLQPRPPASILQSRASSYSLKDRDLRRHQAMWRVPPDLKMLKRLKTQMAEVRSKMSDVKNQLSEVRSSNAGSCDGQPNFFSIEQGALAACGTDGCSKLQEIGMELLTKSSVTSCYIRNSASKKRDSPKPIRSGAAGSLSLRRAMDCGDNNLRLKGDGQTCEGGAGSSKSSSRHHCPRPLASSNASEALPKPEERPCEGSDSDVGVSGLNGLAAVEKTRKAGALGSNPKGYRTEGTQSGGLEDSSETGELQGVLPEGASAGPEEGGSCQKHVLHLLPGMSSDSDIECDTENEEQEDATSTSEGFNHAFSVQSSSEASERCSAFPGGDQVGPDDLSFVNGEDTTRISSGVKERERTKQKTKEPLTGCSCDIQ from the exons ATGGACGAGCAGAGCGTGGAGGTGAGCGGCGGGCGGCGGTTGCGCTCCCTCAGGGGCGCGGCCCAGGTGCGCTGCGCTGCGCGGGGCGGCGCGCGGCTCTGCGGCGTAACGCGGGTTGGAGAATACGGCGCCGGAACGTCGCGG AGCATTGCTGAAGTGTTCCGATGTTTTATTTGCATGGAGAAACTGCGCGATGCGCGGCTGTGCCCGCACTGCtccaagctgtgctgcttcagctGCATTCGG cGTTGGCTGACAGAACAGAGAGCCCAGTGCCCTCATTGCAG AGCCCCCCTGCAGCTCCGAGAGCTCGTCAACTGCCGCTGGGCGGAGGAGGTCACACAGCAGCTCGATACACTTCAACTGTGCAATCTCACAAAGCAcgaagaaaatgagaaagacaa GTGTGAAAATCATCATGAAAAGCTCAGTGTGTTCTGCTGGACCTGTAAGAAGTGCATCTGCCACCAGTGTGCGCTCTGGGGAGGAATG CATGGAGGACATACTTTTAAGCCACTGGCAGAAATATATGAACAACACGTTACAAAAGTCAACGAAGAAGTGGCGAAGCTCAGGAGGAGACTCATGGAACTGATCAGTTTAGTGCAAGAAGTG GAGAGGAACGTGGAGGCGGTGCGCAGTGCAAAGGATGAACGAGTTCGGGAGATCAGGAATGCAGTGGAGATGATGATCGCCCGGCTGGACACACAGCTGAAGAATAAGCTTATAACATTGATGG GTCAAAAGACATCTCTTACCCAAGAAACTGAACTTCTGGAATCCCTGCTTCAAGAAGTAGAACATCAG TTACGGTCATGCAGTAAGAGTGAGCTGATATCCAAAAGTTCAGAGATCCTGATGATGTTCCAGCAGGTTCACCGGAAGCCTATGGCCTCATTTGTCACTACTCCTGTTCCTCCTGACTTCACAAG TGAATTGGTTCCAGCCTATGACTCAACTACTTTTGTATTGGAAAACTTCAG TACATTGCGTCAGCGAGCAGATCCTGTTTACAGTCCACCTCTTCAAGTGTCAGGACTTTGTTGGAGGTTAAAAGTTTACCCA gATGGAAATGGAGTCGTACGGGGCTACTACCTGTCTGTGTTCCTGGAGCTGTCAGCTGGCTTGCCAGAGACATCCAA GTATGAGTACCGTGTAGAAATGGTTCACCAGTCCACCAATGATCCCACTAAAAACATAATTAGAGAGTTTGCCTCTGATTTTGAAGTTGGAGAATGCTGGGGTTACAACAGATTCTTTCGTCTAGACTTGTTAGCCAACGAAGGCTATTTAAACAGACAAAATGACACTGTGATCCTAAG GTTTCAGGTGCGCTCACCAACCTTTTTCCAGAAGTGTCGAGATCAGCACTGGTACATTGCTCAGTTGGAAGCTGCTCAGACAAGTTATATccaacaaataaataatctcAAAGAA AGGCTCGCAATTGAGCTTTCCCGGACTCAGAAGTCACGAGGCATTTCGCCTCCAGACACTCACCTCAGTCCCCAGAACGATGATGGACCAGAAACGAGATCAAAAAAGTCTGGACCAAGCACTGAAGCACTGCTTGAGAGTGTTGCTGCTCCGGGGTTAGTGCGAGATAACAAGGACGAGGATGAAGAGAAGATACAGCATGAAGACTTCAAT CATGAACTCTCTGATGGTGATTTGGATGTAGATCTTGCTGGAGAAGATGAGGTGAACCACCTtgatggcagcagctcttcagctAGTTCAACAGCAACTAGCAACACTGAAGAGAATGATATTGATGAAGAAACTAT GTCTGGAGAAAACGATGTGGAATATAGTAATAATATGGAGTTGGAAGAAGGAGATCTCATGGaagatgcagcagctgctgctgctcctggggcaTCAG GTACCAGCCATGGCTACACCAGTGCAAGTGGAAGACCCTCAAGGCGAGGAGGAAGTGCCCTGGgctcagcagccagcagcagtttACTGGATATTGATCCCTTGATTTTAATCCACCTGTTGgatctgaaagacagaaatggtATGGAGAACCTCTGGGGCCTCCAGCCACGTCCACCTGCCTCTATTCTACAGAGCAGAG CATCATCATACTCTCTAAAAGATCGAGACCTCCGGAGGCACCAGGCGATGTGGCGTGTGCCACCTGActtgaagatgctgaagagacTTAAAACTCAGATGGCTGAAGTACGAAGCAAAATGTCTGACGTAAAAAACCAACTATCAGAAGTAAGGAGCAGCAATGCTGGCTCATGCGATGGGCAGCCCAACTTCTTCTCCATTGAGCAAGGTGCTTTGGCTGCCTGTGGAACAGACGGCTGCAGCAAGCTGCAAGAAATAGGAATGGAACTACTGACCAAGTCTTCAGTGACCAGTTGTTACATAAGGAATT CTGCGAGTAAGAAGAGAGATTCACCCAAACCTATTCGGtctggagcagcagggagcctGTCTCTACGAAGAGCTATGGACTGTGGGGATAATAATCTTCGGTTAAAGGGGGACGGGCAAACTTGTGAAG GTGGAGCAGGGAGTTCAAAGTCAAGCAGTCGGCATCACTGTCCCAGGCCCCTGGCTAGCAGTAATGCTTCTGAGGCACTGCCTAAGCCAGAGGAAAGGCCTTGTGAAGGGTCAGATTCTGATGTGGGAGTTTCTGGCTTAAACGGTTTAGCTGCTGTGGAGAAGACCAGAAAAGCTGGTGCTCTTGG ATCAAATCCGAAAGGATATCGCACAGAGGGGACGCAGTCAGGTGGTTTGGAAGACAGCTCTGAAACTGGTGAGCTGCAGGGCGTGCTTCCTGAGGGTGCTTCAGCAGGACCAGAAGAAG GTGGGTCATGTCAGAAGCATGTCCTTCATCTGCTGCCAGGAATGAGCAGTGACAGTGACATTGAATGtgacacagaaaatgaagagcagGAGGATGCCACCTCCACGTCAGAGGGGTTTAACCATGCCTTCTCTGTGCAGTCCTCAAGTGAAG CTTCAGAGCGGTGCTCAGCATTCCCAGGAGGTGATCAAGTTGGTCCTGATGACCTCAGCTTTGTTAATGGAGAAGACACCACCAG GATCTCTTCTGGAgtgaaggagagggagagaacaaaacaaaaaacaaaagaaccaCTAACAGGATGCAGTTGCGACATACAATAG